From Micromonospora echinospora, one genomic window encodes:
- a CDS encoding GNAT family N-acetyltransferase, whose translation MEHGEIEGDGVRLRPYRDTDVADLVAACNDPLVRRFLSGLPSPYTEADARRWITETAPAVAAGGGAAYAVTDPDSDRLLGAVGVDRLVSIRQQAEIGYWVAPWARGRGVATAATRTLARHAFANGLERLELLTDGDNVASQRVALAAGFRHEGVRRAAAPRHGGGRYDLIAWVRLADDPPGPAPRLLPDLPPGGLTDGVVALRPTGPDDVDLMFRLHTLPEVVANRVPPEPPSRPEVEQRCRRAASSWLIGTVADLVVVDVASGEAGGGMALRYDEPLTGQAMLGASMLPEWRGRGLLTRGVRLLADWAFDTVGVARLWAGCRPDNLAPQRVLEKVGFRREGVQRDRLPGPDGTRVDSVIYAFLPGERT comes from the coding sequence ATGGAACACGGGGAGATCGAGGGCGACGGGGTACGGCTGCGGCCGTACCGGGACACCGACGTCGCGGATCTGGTGGCCGCCTGCAACGATCCGCTCGTCCGGCGCTTCCTCAGCGGGCTGCCCAGCCCGTACACCGAGGCGGACGCCCGCCGCTGGATCACCGAGACCGCCCCGGCCGTCGCTGCCGGCGGCGGGGCGGCGTACGCCGTCACCGACCCGGACTCCGACCGGCTCCTCGGCGCGGTGGGCGTCGACCGGTTGGTGTCGATCCGCCAGCAGGCGGAGATCGGGTACTGGGTCGCGCCGTGGGCCCGGGGCCGGGGCGTGGCCACCGCCGCCACCCGGACGCTGGCCCGGCACGCCTTCGCCAACGGCCTGGAGCGGCTGGAACTGCTCACCGACGGGGACAACGTCGCCAGCCAGCGGGTCGCGCTGGCCGCCGGCTTCCGGCACGAGGGGGTACGCCGGGCCGCCGCCCCGCGACACGGCGGGGGCCGGTACGACCTGATCGCCTGGGTGCGCCTCGCCGACGACCCGCCCGGACCGGCGCCCCGGCTCCTGCCGGACCTGCCGCCCGGCGGGCTCACCGACGGCGTGGTCGCCCTGCGCCCGACCGGCCCGGACGACGTCGACCTGATGTTCCGCCTGCACACCCTGCCCGAGGTGGTGGCGAACCGGGTGCCGCCCGAGCCCCCGTCCCGGCCCGAGGTCGAGCAGCGGTGCCGGAGGGCGGCGAGCAGCTGGCTGATCGGCACCGTGGCGGACCTGGTCGTGGTCGACGTGGCCAGCGGCGAGGCGGGCGGCGGGATGGCCCTGCGGTACGACGAGCCGCTCACCGGTCAGGCCATGCTCGGCGCGAGCATGCTGCCCGAGTGGCGGGGTCGTGGCCTGCTCACCCGGGGGGTGCGCCTGCTCGCCGACTGGGCCTTCGACACGGTGGGCGTCGCCCGGCTGTGGGCCGGCTGCCGGCCGGACAACCTGGCGCCGCAGCGGGTGCTGGAGAAGGTCGGCTTCCGCCGGGAGGGGGTCCAGCGCGATCGGCTGCCCGGCCCGGACGGCACCCGCGTCGACTCGGTGATCTACGCGTTCCTTCCCGGCGAGCGCACCTGA
- the hpf gene encoding ribosome hibernation-promoting factor, HPF/YfiA family has product MDIVVKGRNVEVPDHYRVHVAEKLAKIERYDHKLIRVDVELFHERNPRQADHCQRVEITCVSRGPVMRAEACTNDFYSALDAAIAKLDTRFRRAADRRRVHRGRHAPISVAAATAGLPVADLGEPTFSTGASTTATAVAERDEEPDDQPWHIAREKVHPAQPMTVDDALFQMELVGHDFYLFHNKESGRPCVVYRRHAYDYGLISLDI; this is encoded by the coding sequence GTGGACATCGTGGTCAAGGGCCGTAACGTCGAAGTGCCGGACCATTACCGGGTACACGTAGCAGAGAAACTCGCCAAGATCGAGCGTTACGACCACAAGCTCATCCGGGTCGACGTCGAGTTGTTCCACGAGCGCAACCCGCGCCAGGCGGACCACTGCCAGCGCGTCGAGATCACCTGCGTGTCACGCGGGCCGGTGATGCGGGCGGAAGCCTGCACCAACGACTTCTACAGCGCGCTCGACGCCGCCATAGCCAAGTTGGACACCCGGTTCCGCCGGGCGGCCGACCGCCGTCGGGTCCACCGGGGACGGCACGCGCCGATCTCCGTCGCCGCCGCCACAGCCGGCCTGCCGGTCGCCGACCTCGGTGAGCCCACGTTCTCCACCGGCGCGTCCACCACCGCCACCGCGGTCGCCGAACGGGACGAGGAGCCCGACGACCAGCCCTGGCACATCGCGCGCGAGAAGGTGCACCCCGCCCAGCCGATGACCGTCGACGACGCCCTGTTCCAGATGGAACTCGTCGGCCACGACTTCTACCTGTTCCACAACAAGGAGTCGGGTCGGCCCTGCGTGGTCTACCGTCGCCACGCCTACGACTACGGCCTCATCTCCCTCGACATCTGA
- a CDS encoding ComF family protein, giving the protein MPGGLWADLADLVLPVECAGCRARRTPLRHGVCAGCVATLGALRPTPVRPDPAPAGLPPCVALGAYDGVLREALLAYKERGRHGLARPLGGLLAEVVAAAVGEVRPVLLVPVPDTAAAARARYGDHLGRLARHAATRLRAAGWPVRVRRPVRALPRPDSVGLDSAGRAAAAASAFRLRAWPPVGPVDAAGAVVVLDDILTTGATLAAVGRVLGAAGLSPTVAAVLGATRKRQSR; this is encoded by the coding sequence ATGCCGGGTGGCCTCTGGGCGGATCTCGCCGACCTGGTGCTGCCGGTGGAGTGCGCCGGCTGCCGGGCCCGGCGGACCCCGCTGCGGCACGGCGTCTGCGCCGGCTGCGTGGCCACGCTGGGCGCGCTGCGGCCCACTCCGGTACGCCCCGACCCCGCCCCGGCCGGCCTGCCGCCCTGCGTCGCCCTCGGCGCGTACGACGGGGTGCTGCGGGAGGCGCTGCTGGCGTACAAGGAACGGGGCCGGCACGGCCTGGCCCGGCCGCTGGGCGGGTTGCTGGCCGAGGTGGTGGCGGCGGCGGTCGGCGAGGTGCGGCCGGTGCTGCTGGTGCCGGTGCCGGACACGGCCGCGGCGGCGCGTGCCCGCTACGGCGACCACCTCGGACGGCTGGCCCGGCACGCCGCGACCCGGCTGCGCGCGGCGGGCTGGCCGGTGCGGGTGCGGCGGCCGGTGCGGGCCCTGCCCCGACCGGACTCGGTGGGGCTGGACAGCGCCGGCCGGGCGGCGGCTGCCGCCTCGGCGTTCCGGCTACGGGCGTGGCCTCCCGTCGGCCCGGTCGACGCGGCCGGCGCCGTGGTGGTGCTCGACGACATCCTCACCACGGGGGCCACCCTGGCGGCGGTCGGGAGGGTGCTCGGCGCGGCCGGACTGTCGCCCACGGTGGCGGCGGTGCTCGGGGCGACCCGGAAACGCCAATCTCGGTAA
- a CDS encoding LpqB family beta-propeller domain-containing protein, with protein MNRRVVAVLLSGALLAAGTTGCGIPRFSEVRVDGPGPVGEAGSVNGRNREPPSRGASGSDSAAFVRNFLAAAAGEPNRAYERVVQFIAPEDRNRIQAKQGSDFAVNVVRLLDDPVTTVNPQGTTGEEATFSVRVTVQQVGLLRANGTLAPPVATEAQYQFDLRGAAPAGSGDEDAGYYVVDPPSTLLLSVEALREYYQPSTIYFWNSDQTRLVPDQRYLPLAVPRERRVTEAVGWLTDGPSEWLAPTVTRLPDGAQLINNATETDGRWEIDIAMSGEDGTKLDRLVTQLAWSLPDIDGPLELKVRNQTRRTIPSAAEHRRTHPVYQVRLDPQRFCVYEGAVRPLAFLGEVSGTDPVAPADNRNVVSAGLSRAGEQILAALVVTDDRRQRLAVGSGAAPVRVAARSAAPYTSIGRPVWLKTPDVRNAHGLVVADGELYRFDTHAQLTPVPLLVPGPVTAVAAALDGHRIALVVDGRLYVAAVSVDGDGVTVGPTRQVPTSLTALTAVDWAGESRLVLAGAQGQPAVFEVSVDGAGTEVALRTDLGAKVTHLATYPDNPVVPFTRSPVMYEANRVTWAGPPLTQVLREQVQGVGPADADARPGSPTAPFFLY; from the coding sequence GTGAACCGCCGGGTGGTGGCGGTGCTGCTCTCCGGGGCGCTGCTGGCCGCCGGGACGACCGGCTGCGGCATCCCGCGCTTCTCCGAGGTGCGGGTGGACGGCCCGGGCCCGGTCGGGGAGGCCGGGTCGGTCAACGGCCGCAACCGCGAGCCACCGTCGCGCGGCGCCAGCGGCAGCGACTCCGCCGCGTTCGTCCGCAACTTCCTCGCCGCCGCTGCCGGTGAGCCGAACCGGGCGTACGAGCGCGTGGTGCAGTTCATCGCCCCGGAGGACCGCAACCGGATCCAGGCGAAGCAGGGCAGCGACTTCGCGGTGAACGTGGTCCGCCTGCTCGACGATCCGGTCACCACCGTGAACCCGCAGGGCACCACCGGTGAGGAGGCCACCTTCTCGGTCCGGGTCACCGTGCAGCAGGTCGGGCTGCTGCGGGCCAACGGCACGCTCGCGCCCCCGGTGGCGACCGAGGCCCAGTACCAGTTCGACCTGCGGGGCGCCGCGCCAGCCGGTTCCGGCGACGAGGACGCCGGCTACTACGTCGTGGACCCCCCGAGCACCCTGCTCCTCAGCGTCGAGGCGCTCCGCGAGTACTACCAGCCCTCGACGATCTACTTCTGGAACTCCGACCAGACCCGGCTCGTCCCGGACCAGCGGTACCTCCCCCTCGCGGTGCCCCGGGAACGCCGGGTCACCGAGGCGGTCGGCTGGCTCACCGACGGGCCGTCGGAATGGCTGGCCCCGACCGTCACCCGACTGCCCGACGGCGCTCAACTGATCAACAACGCCACCGAGACCGACGGCCGGTGGGAGATCGACATCGCCATGTCGGGCGAGGACGGGACCAAACTCGACCGGCTCGTCACCCAGCTCGCCTGGTCGCTGCCGGACATCGACGGCCCGCTGGAGTTGAAGGTCCGCAACCAGACCCGCCGCACGATCCCCAGCGCCGCCGAGCACCGGCGCACCCACCCGGTGTACCAGGTCCGGCTGGATCCGCAGCGGTTCTGCGTCTACGAGGGAGCGGTGCGTCCGCTGGCGTTCCTGGGCGAGGTGAGCGGTACCGACCCGGTCGCCCCGGCGGACAACCGCAACGTCGTCTCCGCCGGGCTCAGCCGGGCCGGGGAGCAGATCCTCGCCGCGCTCGTGGTGACCGACGACCGACGTCAGCGGCTCGCGGTGGGCAGCGGGGCGGCTCCGGTACGGGTCGCCGCCCGTAGTGCCGCTCCGTACACCTCGATCGGTCGACCGGTGTGGCTGAAGACCCCGGACGTCCGGAACGCGCACGGGCTGGTGGTCGCCGACGGCGAGCTCTACCGCTTCGACACCCACGCCCAGCTCACCCCGGTGCCGCTGCTCGTGCCCGGCCCGGTCACCGCGGTCGCCGCCGCGCTGGACGGGCACCGGATCGCGCTGGTCGTCGACGGCCGGCTGTACGTGGCGGCGGTCAGCGTGGACGGCGACGGCGTCACCGTCGGGCCGACCCGGCAGGTGCCCACGTCACTGACCGCGCTCACCGCGGTGGACTGGGCCGGGGAGTCCCGGCTGGTCCTGGCCGGCGCGCAGGGGCAGCCGGCGGTCTTCGAGGTCAGCGTGGACGGGGCCGGCACCGAGGTCGCGCTCCGGACCGACCTCGGCGCGAAGGTCACCCACCTGGCGACCTATCCGGACAACCCGGTCGTCCCGTTCACCCGCAGCCCGGTGATGTACGAGGCGAACCGGGTGACGTGGGCCGGGCCGCCGCTGACCCAGGTCCTGCGCGAGCAGGTCCAGGGCGTCGGCCCGGCGGACGCCGACGCCCGGCCGGGCAGCCCGACCGCCCCCTTCTTCCTCTACTGA
- the mtrB gene encoding MtrAB system histidine kinase MtrB: MVGWSARLTAGVRQTWRRSLQVRVVTITLVASSLLVGGFAYLIADKITGILLENAQTDVLLRLTSGREYSEKQFRVFSQPQEAKLQETLDGTVNYLAGGGDPAQTGGVVVAITADQHSGVLQSRTSLDVDVRPLISPELRAAVADGQVAHQIRTGELTGEQTTYLVYGSPVPTRFGQVELYYFVPLTRQAETAGDARATVVATGAALVLLLGLLAALVTRLVVSPVRAAARTAQRLSAGLLDQRMTVNGEDDLALLAASFNQMATNLQRQILRLEEMSRIQRRFTSDVSHELRTPLTTVRMAADLIFAERDDFDPAVARSAELLQAELDRFEELLTDLLEISRFDAGFAMLDAEPTDLVPVVQRVAARLGSLAERVGVPLELDVPPGPVIAEVDPRRVERVLRNLVGNAVEHGEGRPVRITLGVDETAVAVTVRDHGVGLKPGEEKLVFNRFWRADPSRARQTGGTGLGLSISLEDARLHGGWLEAWGAPGQGAQFRLTLPARAGDRLTTSPLRLVPADATLPFGGPRDGELLAIGPGPGGALAIGPARDGERAEVGP; the protein is encoded by the coding sequence CTGGTCGGATGGTCCGCCCGGCTCACCGCCGGGGTGCGGCAGACCTGGCGACGCTCCCTCCAGGTGCGTGTGGTGACCATCACACTCGTCGCCTCCAGCCTGCTGGTCGGCGGGTTCGCCTACCTGATCGCCGACAAGATCACCGGCATCCTGCTGGAGAACGCGCAGACCGACGTGCTGCTGCGGCTCACCAGCGGGCGGGAGTACTCCGAAAAGCAGTTCCGGGTGTTCAGCCAGCCGCAGGAGGCGAAGCTCCAGGAGACCCTGGACGGCACGGTCAACTACCTGGCCGGCGGGGGTGACCCGGCGCAGACCGGTGGGGTGGTGGTCGCCATCACCGCCGACCAGCACTCCGGCGTGCTCCAGTCGCGCACCTCGCTGGACGTGGACGTCCGGCCCCTGATCAGTCCGGAGCTGCGGGCCGCGGTCGCCGACGGCCAGGTCGCCCACCAGATCCGCACCGGAGAGCTGACCGGCGAACAGACCACCTACCTGGTGTACGGGTCACCCGTGCCGACCCGCTTCGGCCAGGTCGAGCTGTACTACTTCGTGCCGCTGACCCGCCAGGCCGAGACGGCCGGCGACGCGCGGGCCACGGTGGTCGCCACCGGGGCGGCGCTGGTGCTCCTGCTCGGGCTGCTGGCCGCCCTGGTGACCCGGCTGGTGGTCAGCCCGGTCCGGGCGGCGGCCCGGACCGCCCAGCGGCTCTCCGCCGGTCTGCTCGACCAGCGGATGACCGTCAACGGCGAGGACGACCTCGCCCTGCTCGCCGCCTCGTTCAACCAGATGGCGACCAACCTCCAGCGGCAGATCCTCCGGCTGGAGGAGATGTCCCGAATCCAGCGCCGGTTCACCTCCGACGTGTCGCACGAACTGCGCACCCCGTTGACCACGGTCCGGATGGCGGCCGACCTGATCTTCGCCGAGCGGGACGACTTCGACCCGGCGGTGGCCCGCAGCGCCGAGCTGCTCCAGGCCGAACTGGACCGGTTCGAGGAACTCCTCACCGACCTGCTGGAGATCAGTCGGTTCGACGCCGGGTTCGCGATGCTCGACGCCGAACCGACCGACCTGGTGCCGGTGGTGCAGCGGGTGGCCGCCCGGCTCGGCAGCCTCGCCGAGCGGGTCGGGGTGCCGCTGGAGCTGGACGTGCCGCCCGGCCCGGTGATCGCCGAGGTGGATCCGCGCCGGGTCGAGCGGGTGCTGCGCAACCTGGTCGGCAACGCGGTCGAGCACGGTGAGGGACGGCCGGTCCGGATCACCCTCGGCGTGGACGAGACCGCCGTGGCGGTGACCGTGCGCGACCATGGGGTGGGGTTGAAGCCGGGGGAGGAGAAGCTGGTGTTCAACCGGTTCTGGCGGGCCGACCCGTCCCGTGCCCGGCAGACCGGGGGGACCGGCCTCGGTCTCTCCATCAGCCTGGAGGACGCGCGGCTGCACGGCGGCTGGCTGGAGGCGTGGGGAGCGCCGGGGCAGGGTGCGCAGTTCCGGCTCACCCTGCCGGCCCGGGCGGGGGACCGGCTGACCACCTCGCCGCTGCGGCTGGTGCCCGCCGACGCCACACTGCCCTTCGGCGGCCCGCGCGACGGCGAGCTGCTGGCGATCGGTCCCGGGCCCGGCGGGGCGTTGGCGATCGGCCCGGCACGCGACGGCGAGCGGGCCGAGGTCGGCCCGTGA
- the mtrA gene encoding MtrAB system response regulator MtrA, with protein MRARVLVVDDDPALAEMLGIVLRNEGFQPSFVADGERALAAFRENRPDIVLLDLMLPGMSGIDVARAIRGESGVPIVMLTAKSDTVDVVLGLESGADDYVVKPFKPKELVARMRARLRRGEDAAPEMLTIGPPDNQITIDVPAHTVSRNGEEVKLTPLEFDLLVALARKPRQVFTREVLLEQVWGYRHAADTRLVNVHVQRLRAKIEPDPERPEIILTVRGVGYKAGTG; from the coding sequence ATGAGAGCACGGGTACTGGTGGTCGACGACGACCCTGCGCTGGCCGAGATGCTCGGCATCGTGCTGCGCAACGAGGGGTTCCAGCCCTCCTTCGTCGCCGACGGGGAGCGCGCGCTGGCCGCCTTCCGGGAGAACCGGCCCGACATCGTCCTGCTGGACCTGATGCTGCCCGGGATGAGCGGCATCGACGTGGCCCGTGCGATCCGGGGCGAGTCGGGCGTGCCGATCGTCATGCTGACGGCCAAGAGCGACACCGTCGACGTCGTGCTGGGGCTGGAGTCCGGGGCGGACGACTACGTGGTCAAGCCGTTCAAGCCCAAGGAGCTGGTGGCCCGGATGCGGGCCCGGCTGCGCCGGGGCGAGGACGCCGCGCCGGAGATGCTGACCATCGGCCCGCCGGACAACCAGATCACCATCGACGTGCCGGCGCACACGGTCAGCCGCAACGGCGAGGAGGTCAAGCTCACCCCGCTGGAGTTCGACCTGCTGGTCGCGCTGGCCCGCAAGCCGCGCCAGGTGTTCACCCGTGAGGTCCTGCTGGAGCAGGTCTGGGGCTACCGGCACGCGGCCGACACCCGGCTGGTGAACGTGCACGTGCAGCGCCTCCGCGCCAAGATCGAGCCGGACCCGGAGCGGCCGGAGATCATCCTGACCGTGCGGGGCGTGGGCTACAAGGCGGGTACGGGATAA
- the ahcY gene encoding adenosylhomocysteinase, with amino-acid sequence MTSTLPASSSAPSEARPRTVAEGDFKVADLSLAEFGRKEIQLAEHEMPGLMAIRREFAEAQPLRGARITGSLHMTIQTAVLIETLVALGAEVRWASCNIFSTQDHAAAAIVVGPEGTPEAPAGVPVYAWKGETLEEYWWCTEQVLAWPDGQGPNMILDDGGDATLLVHKGAEFEKAGVVPPVESADSEEFAVILGVLHRSLAEDNQRWTRIAAGIKGVTEETTTGVHRLYEMHREGKLLFPAINVNDSVTKSKFDNKYGCRHSLIDGINRATDVLIGGKMAVVLGYGDVGKGCAESLRGQGARVVVTEVDPICALQAAMDGYQVATLDDVVEQADIFITATGCFDVITNEHMARMKHQAIVGNIGHFDNEIDMAGLAKRSDVKRINIKPQVDLWQFDNGRAIIVLSEGRLLNLGNATGHPSFVMSNSFANQTIAQIELYTKTDQYPVGVYVLPKHLDEKVARLHLDALGAKLSTLTKEQAAYLGVSPEGPFKPEHYRY; translated from the coding sequence ATGACCAGCACCCTCCCGGCGTCCAGCAGTGCGCCGTCCGAGGCCCGGCCGCGCACCGTTGCCGAGGGCGACTTCAAGGTGGCGGATCTGTCGCTCGCCGAGTTCGGGCGTAAGGAGATCCAGCTCGCCGAGCACGAGATGCCCGGCCTGATGGCGATCCGTCGCGAGTTCGCCGAGGCCCAGCCGCTGCGCGGCGCCCGGATCACCGGCTCGCTGCACATGACCATCCAGACGGCGGTGTTGATCGAGACCCTGGTGGCGCTGGGCGCGGAGGTGCGCTGGGCGTCGTGCAACATCTTCTCCACCCAGGACCACGCCGCGGCGGCCATCGTGGTCGGCCCCGAGGGCACCCCGGAGGCCCCGGCCGGCGTGCCGGTGTACGCCTGGAAGGGCGAGACCCTGGAGGAGTACTGGTGGTGCACCGAGCAGGTGCTCGCCTGGCCGGACGGCCAGGGGCCGAACATGATCCTCGACGACGGCGGTGACGCCACCCTCCTCGTCCACAAGGGTGCCGAGTTCGAGAAGGCCGGTGTGGTGCCGCCGGTGGAGTCCGCCGACTCCGAGGAGTTCGCGGTCATCCTGGGCGTGCTCCACCGCTCGCTCGCCGAGGACAACCAGCGCTGGACCCGGATCGCCGCCGGCATCAAGGGCGTGACCGAGGAGACCACCACCGGCGTGCACCGCCTCTACGAGATGCACCGGGAGGGCAAGCTCCTCTTCCCGGCGATCAACGTGAACGACTCGGTGACCAAGAGCAAGTTCGACAACAAGTACGGCTGCCGGCACTCGCTGATCGACGGCATCAACCGCGCCACCGACGTGCTGATCGGCGGCAAGATGGCGGTCGTGCTCGGCTACGGCGACGTGGGCAAGGGCTGCGCCGAGTCGCTGCGCGGCCAGGGCGCCCGGGTCGTGGTGACCGAGGTCGACCCGATCTGCGCCCTCCAGGCGGCGATGGACGGCTACCAGGTCGCCACCCTCGACGACGTGGTGGAGCAGGCGGACATCTTCATCACCGCCACCGGTTGCTTCGACGTGATCACCAACGAGCACATGGCCCGGATGAAGCACCAGGCCATCGTCGGCAACATCGGCCACTTCGACAACGAGATCGACATGGCCGGCCTGGCCAAGCGGTCGGACGTCAAGCGGATCAACATCAAGCCGCAGGTCGACCTCTGGCAGTTCGACAACGGGCGCGCGATCATCGTGCTCTCCGAGGGCCGGCTGCTGAACCTGGGCAACGCCACCGGGCACCCGAGCTTCGTCATGTCGAACTCGTTCGCCAACCAGACCATCGCGCAGATCGAGCTCTACACCAAGACCGACCAGTACCCGGTCGGCGTCTACGTCCTGCCGAAGCACCTCGACGAGAAGGTCGCCCGGCTGCACTTGGACGCGCTCGGCGCGAAGCTGAGCACCCTCACCAAGGAGCAGGCCGCGTACCTCGGCGTCTCCCCGGAGGGGCCGTTCAAGCCGGAGCACTACCGCTACTGA
- the manA gene encoding mannose-6-phosphate isomerase, class I produces the protein MEQLYGPIRDYAWGSRSAIAELQGRPVPSDGPEAELWLGAHPGAPATVDRDGARVSLLDLLDADPGHWLGVEVLDRFGPRLPFLLKVLAAEAPLSLQVHPDAEQARDGYAADCARVDGHRNYVDPYHKPELLVALTPFEALCGFRDPAVSAAALAGFGVPALAPVVAALNEGASGLREAVRLLLDWPAAQRAGLVEAVVAAPVAGPDAVLARELAARYPDDPGVLVALLLHRVRLAPGEAIWMPAGNLHAYLRGTGVELMAASDNVLRCGLTPKHVDPVELLRILRFDVLDDPVVAARPVVPGVVTWPVPVDDFVLYRVAPTAGSTAVPLPVPGPRVVLCVAGTITVGDDAGSVTLRCGEAAIGTAGAGPLVVSGPGEAFVAAAGLR, from the coding sequence ATGGAGCAGCTGTACGGGCCGATCCGGGACTACGCGTGGGGGTCCCGGTCGGCCATCGCCGAACTCCAGGGCCGGCCGGTGCCCAGCGACGGGCCGGAGGCGGAACTGTGGCTGGGCGCCCACCCGGGTGCTCCGGCGACGGTGGACCGGGACGGCGCGCGGGTGAGCCTGCTCGACCTGCTCGACGCCGATCCCGGCCACTGGCTCGGCGTGGAGGTGCTGGACCGGTTCGGCCCCCGGCTGCCTTTCCTGCTCAAGGTGCTGGCGGCCGAGGCGCCGCTGAGCCTCCAGGTCCATCCGGACGCCGAGCAGGCCCGGGACGGGTACGCCGCCGACTGCGCCCGCGTCGACGGGCACCGCAACTACGTCGACCCGTACCACAAGCCGGAACTGCTGGTGGCGCTCACGCCGTTCGAGGCGCTCTGCGGGTTCCGGGACCCGGCCGTCTCGGCGGCGGCGCTGGCCGGGTTCGGCGTGCCCGCGCTGGCGCCGGTGGTGGCCGCCCTGAACGAGGGCGCGTCGGGGCTGCGGGAGGCGGTCCGGCTGCTGCTGGACTGGCCGGCGGCCCAGCGGGCCGGGCTGGTCGAGGCGGTGGTGGCGGCACCGGTCGCCGGCCCGGACGCGGTGCTGGCCCGCGAGCTGGCCGCCCGGTACCCGGACGATCCCGGCGTGCTGGTGGCGCTGCTGCTGCACCGGGTTCGGCTGGCGCCCGGCGAGGCCATCTGGATGCCGGCCGGCAATCTGCACGCCTACCTGCGGGGCACCGGTGTGGAGCTGATGGCGGCGAGCGACAACGTGCTGCGCTGCGGGCTCACCCCGAAGCACGTCGATCCGGTGGAGTTGCTGCGGATCCTCCGGTTCGACGTCCTCGACGATCCGGTGGTGGCCGCCCGTCCGGTCGTACCGGGTGTGGTGACCTGGCCGGTACCGGTCGACGATTTCGTGCTCTACCGGGTCGCCCCGACGGCGGGGTCCACGGCGGTGCCGCTGCCGGTGCCCGGCCCCCGGGTGGTCCTCTGTGTGGCGGGGACGATCACCGTGGGCGACGATGCCGGCAGCGTGACGCTGCGGTGTGGCGAGGCGGCGATCGGCACCGCCGGTGCCGGTCCACTGGTCGTCTCGGGGCCCGGTGAGGCCTTCGTCGCCGCTGCTGGCCTGCGCTGA
- a CDS encoding cation diffusion facilitator family transporter: MSAGGGTKAIVAALLANVGIAVTKFIAFLLTGSSSMLAESIHSVADSGNQGLLLLGGRRAKRRATPQHPFGYGRERYVYAFIVSIVLFSVGGLFALYEAYHKWHDPHPIESWHWVPVTVLVAAIAMESFSFRTAIVESNHVRGKASWTQFVRRAKAPELPVVLLEDLGALVGLVLALIGVGMTLITGNGLWDAAGTAAIGVLLVTIAVVLAVETKSLLLGEGAEADDVARIERAITEGPEVERIIHMKTLYLGPEELMVAAKIGVPAWETAAELADGIDAVEARIRAALPVARVIYLEPDIYSAARARAGGDGAAGSAAASGTGASGERSGN, from the coding sequence ATGAGCGCCGGTGGCGGGACCAAGGCGATCGTCGCCGCGCTGCTGGCCAACGTCGGCATCGCCGTCACCAAGTTCATCGCGTTCCTGCTGACCGGCTCGTCGTCGATGCTGGCCGAGTCGATCCACTCGGTCGCCGACTCCGGCAACCAGGGGCTGCTGCTGCTCGGCGGTCGCCGGGCCAAGCGGCGGGCCACCCCGCAGCACCCCTTCGGGTACGGCCGGGAGCGCTACGTCTACGCGTTCATCGTGTCGATCGTGCTGTTCAGCGTGGGTGGCCTCTTTGCGCTCTACGAGGCGTACCACAAGTGGCACGACCCGCACCCGATCGAGAGCTGGCACTGGGTGCCGGTGACCGTGCTGGTGGCGGCGATCGCGATGGAGTCCTTCTCGTTCCGCACCGCGATCGTCGAGTCCAACCACGTCCGGGGCAAGGCCTCCTGGACGCAGTTCGTTCGGCGGGCCAAGGCCCCGGAGCTGCCGGTGGTGCTCCTGGAGGACCTCGGCGCGCTGGTCGGCCTGGTCCTGGCGCTGATCGGGGTCGGGATGACCCTGATCACCGGCAACGGCCTGTGGGACGCCGCCGGCACCGCGGCGATCGGCGTCCTCCTGGTCACCATCGCGGTGGTGCTGGCGGTCGAGACCAAGAGCCTGCTGCTCGGTGAGGGCGCCGAGGCCGACGACGTGGCCCGGATCGAGCGGGCCATCACCGAGGGCCCCGAGGTGGAGCGGATCATCCACATGAAGACCCTCTACCTCGGCCCGGAGGAGCTGATGGTGGCCGCGAAGATCGGCGTGCCGGCCTGGGAGACCGCCGCCGAGCTGGCCGACGGCATCGACGCCGTGGAGGCCCGGATCCGGGCGGCGCTGCCCGTCGCCCGGGTGATCTACCTCGAACCGGACATCTACTCGGCCGCCCGGGCGCGGGCTGGCGGCGACGGCGCGGCGGGGTCCGCCGCAGCGTCCGGCACGGGGGCGTCCGGCGAACGGTCCGGGAACTGA